The following coding sequences lie in one Aulosira sp. FACHB-615 genomic window:
- a CDS encoding tetratricopeptide repeat protein, whose protein sequence is MNNFVELNFSKINSEDLKITLLGESILLEFGIDSKVIKSIKPSWKRTHYRAIINWLTKYDYQPNATNLEKVRGFLETFCHLCEVGDQERASQLFIKPLNSSSESQLYWLLHLWGYYQEQLKLCEQLKDKTSPQISMACYDGVGMAHYGLSNYSQGIEAYQNSLKIAREIGFFSGEIASLSGLGLVNSGLGEYQKAIDYLEQALVISRQISDQSEGSILSNLGDIHRQLGDYQKAINYHQQALVILRKISNRINEGIVLGNLGSAYYSLGEYQKAIDYYQRALIISQEVNNRKGEGSSFVNLGLVYDQLGEYEKAIYYYQQNLVIAREIGDRQGESNTLNNLGIVHKNLGEYQKAIKYHQQALVITKQIGNLPGESRALNNLGLVYNYLGEYQKAIEYHQQALTIVRKIGDRQGEGKSLGNLGVVHRDLGEYQKAIKYHQQALFILREIEDRQGESNAVQNLGVIYYLLRQYREAIEYNQQALEISREIGTPQTESNALGSLGIIYNDLGQYQESINYHQQALIINQQIGHCQGKCNVLGNLGLAYSNLGQYQEAINYHQEALEISREIGSPQQEGSALNNLGLVHTSLSQYQQAIDYHQQALVISQKIGNPLLEINTLGNLGIVYCILGQYQEGIAYYRQSLEIGQKMGDYQLQSNALGNLGLAYGNLGHHQEAVDFLQQYLVIAREIGNRHGEAFALVNIGYAQIKIEKYDQALKNLQASLVIFREIQSSAGEATVLQNLAELYHKTNQPQQAWEYCQKALQMSRELTIPLVKECLELQEKLTGQKVQGINYS, encoded by the coding sequence ATGAACAATTTTGTAGAATTAAATTTTTCAAAAATCAATTCAGAAGATTTAAAAATTACTCTTCTTGGAGAATCTATTTTATTAGAATTTGGTATTGACTCTAAAGTAATAAAGTCAATTAAGCCTAGTTGGAAGCGTACTCATTACAGAGCTATAATTAATTGGCTTACAAAGTATGATTACCAGCCAAACGCAACAAATTTAGAGAAAGTTAGAGGTTTTCTTGAAACATTTTGCCACCTCTGCGAAGTTGGAGACCAGGAAAGAGCTAGTCAATTGTTTATAAAACCTTTGAACTCATCTTCAGAATCACAATTATATTGGCTATTACATTTATGGGGATATTATCAAGAACAACTCAAATTATGTGAGCAATTAAAGGATAAGACAAGTCCGCAAATAAGTATGGCTTGTTATGATGGTGTTGGAATGGCTCATTATGGTTTATCCAACTATTCCCAAGGAATTGAAGCTTATCAAAATAGTCTGAAAATTGCTAGAGAAATAGGCTTTTTTAGTGGAGAAATAGCGTCGTTAAGCGGTTTGGGGCTTGTTAATAGTGGATTAGGAGAATATCAAAAAGCAATTGATTACCTTGAGCAAGCCTTAGTAATAAGTAGACAAATAAGCGATCAATCAGAGGGTAGCATCTTAAGTAATCTGGGAGATATTCATCGTCAATTAGGAGACTATCAGAAAGCAATTAACTATCATCAGCAAGCTCTAGTTATTTTAAGAAAAATTAGCAATCGCATTAATGAGGGCATTGTTTTAGGTAATCTGGGATCTGCTTACTACTCTTTAGGAGAATATCAAAAAGCGATTGACTATTATCAGCGAGCTTTGATTATCTCACAAGAAGTAAATAATCGCAAAGGGGAAGGCTCATCTTTCGTCAATCTTGGACTTGTTTACGATCAGTTAGGAGAGTATGAAAAGGCAATTTATTACTACCAGCAAAATTTAGTAATAGCTAGAGAAATAGGAGATCGCCAAGGAGAGAGTAATACTTTAAATAATCTCGGAATTGTTCATAAGAATTTAGGAGAATATCAAAAAGCGATTAAATACCATCAGCAAGCCTTAGTGATTACTAAGCAAATAGGGAATCTTCCAGGGGAGAGTCGTGCTTTAAATAATCTGGGACTTGTTTATAACTATTTAGGAGAATATCAAAAAGCGATTGAGTACCATCAGCAAGCTTTAACAATTGTTAGAAAAATAGGCGATCGTCAAGGAGAAGGTAAAAGTTTAGGTAATCTTGGGGTAGTTCATCGTGATTTAGGAGAGTATCAAAAAGCGATTAAATACCATCAGCAAGCTTTATTCATCTTGAGAGAAATAGAGGATCGTCAAGGAGAGAGTAATGCCGTACAAAATTTGGGGGTTATTTACTATTTATTAAGACAATATCGAGAAGCGATTGAATACAATCAACAAGCTTTAGAAATTTCAAGGGAAATAGGTACTCCTCAAACTGAGAGTAATGCTTTGGGAAGTCTGGGAATTATTTATAACGATCTAGGGCAGTATCAGGAGTCAATTAACTACCATCAGCAAGCCTTAATAATTAATCAGCAAATAGGACATTGTCAAGGAAAATGTAATGTTTTAGGCAATCTTGGTCTTGCTTATAGTAATTTAGGACAGTATCAAGAAGCAATTAATTATCATCAAGAAGCATTAGAAATTTCAAGGGAAATAGGTAGTCCCCAACAAGAAGGTAGTGCTTTAAATAATCTTGGACTTGTTCACACTAGTTTAAGTCAGTACCAACAGGCAATCGATTATCATCAGCAAGCATTAGTTATTTCACAAAAAATAGGTAATCCTCTGCTAGAGATTAATACTTTGGGCAATTTAGGAATAGTTTATTGTATTTTAGGGCAATATCAAGAAGGAATTGCTTACTATCGGCAGTCGCTAGAAATTGGGCAAAAAATGGGGGACTATCAATTACAAAGTAATGCTTTAGGCAATTTAGGGCTTGCTTATGGTAATTTAGGGCATCATCAAGAAGCAGTTGACTTCTTACAACAATATTTAGTGATCGCTAGAGAAATAGGAAATCGTCACGGAGAAGCATTTGCGTTAGTAAATATAGGCTATGCACAAATAAAAATAGAAAAGTACGACCAAGCTCTTAAAAATTTACAAGCATCTTTAGTTATTTTTCGTGAGATTCAATCCTCCGCAGGAGAAGCAACCGTTCTCCAAAACTTAGCAGAACTTTATCACAAAACTAACCAACCCCAACAAGCATGGGAATACTGCCAAAAAGCGTTACAGATGTCAAGAGAATTGACTATCCCATTAGTAAAGGAGTGTTTGGAGTTACAAGAAAAATTAACAGGGCAAAAAGTTCAAGGGATAAATTATTCTTGA